A stretch of the Elusimicrobiaceae bacterium genome encodes the following:
- a CDS encoding SUMF1/EgtB/PvdO family nonheme iron enzyme: KQKADDAAAKLKAEDEKRQAEAASRQEAAKLKAENDLKIMREAEARRQAEIARRLEEKKKKQEEAKKKAEEKRLPDIPGMIGIPESRYFMGADADRHSVTVSPYYIDTREVTVEQYSECVKSTRCNAPAQTKEGCNWGNNDRNQHPINCIGWMEANNYCIWKGKRLPTEAEWELAAKGKTENPYPWGRTPATCSHAVITGADGAKGCGANSTQPAGSKPLDKSPYGVMDMAGNVSEFVNDWYSSSYPSAKKDPAGPLSGTFKVTRGGSWQSNAGSANITLRSFTPMSSWSTGIGFRCARNLR; this comes from the coding sequence AAACAGAAAGCCGACGATGCCGCCGCCAAACTTAAGGCGGAAGACGAAAAGCGTCAGGCGGAAGCGGCCTCCCGGCAGGAAGCCGCAAAACTTAAAGCGGAAAATGATCTTAAAATAATGCGTGAGGCGGAAGCCAGACGCCAGGCGGAAATCGCCAGACGGCTGGAAGAAAAAAAGAAAAAACAGGAAGAAGCTAAAAAAAAAGCTGAAGAAAAAAGATTACCTGACATTCCCGGGATGATCGGGATACCGGAAAGCCGGTATTTCATGGGCGCCGACGCGGACAGGCACTCTGTTACCGTCAGCCCTTACTATATTGATACGCGCGAAGTAACGGTGGAGCAGTATTCCGAATGCGTGAAAAGCACCCGATGCAATGCTCCGGCCCAGACAAAAGAAGGCTGCAACTGGGGCAATAATGACCGGAATCAGCATCCGATAAACTGCATAGGCTGGATGGAAGCGAATAATTACTGCATCTGGAAAGGGAAACGGCTTCCCACGGAAGCGGAATGGGAACTCGCCGCCAAAGGCAAAACCGAAAATCCTTATCCGTGGGGGCGCACACCGGCGACCTGTTCACATGCGGTAATCACCGGAGCCGACGGAGCGAAAGGCTGCGGAGCAAACAGCACCCAGCCTGCGGGATCAAAACCTCTTGATAAAAGCCCTTACGGCGTTATGGATATGGCAGGCAACGTAAGCGAATTCGTGAACGACTGGTACAGCAGTTCCTACCCGTCGGCGAAAAAAGATCCCGCGGGGCCGCTGTCGGGTACATTCAAAGTCACACGCGGCGGATCCTGGCAGAGCAACGCCGGGTCGGCGAATATCACATTGCGCAGTTTTACCCCCATGAGCAGCTGGAGCACCGGCATAGGGTTTCGGTGCGCCAGAAATCTGCGTTAG